The following are encoded together in the Strongyloides ratti genome assembly S_ratti_ED321, chromosome : 2 genome:
- a CDS encoding Eukaryotic translation initiation factor 4H, translating to MSERKEIVQLPENPPFKVYVGNLPYDTIQGDMDDIFKGCDMVEVKMVRDRETDKFKGYAYVEFRTREDLAKALKFNGHAFVDRPLRIDIANTKPRDGGNMNKRGGSYGQQKGNNPMSSQRHDNKKGNGYNNRSNQHEKSDKNERLQNGKWVNAHSSNRRRGNSTRDSHRSTVEVVDDPERPKLKLQPRTTDPEELARIKLQQQEEEAARVAKIFGKTVSVSKEK from the exons GAAAGGAAATTGTTCAGCTTCCTGAAAATCCACCTTTTAAAGTTTATGTTGGAAACTTACCATATGACACTATTCAAGGTGACATGGATGATATCTTCAAAGGTTGTGAT ATGGTTGAGGTAAAAATGGTACGTGATAGAGAGactgataaatttaaaggaTATGCTTATGTTGAATTTCGTACACGTGAAGATTTAGCTAAAGCTCTCAAGTTTAATGGTCATGCGTTTGTTGATAGACCACTACGTATTGATATTGCAAACACAAAACCACGTGATGGAGGAAACATGAATAAACGTGGAGGAAGTTATGGTCAACAAAAAGGTAATAATCCTATGAGCAGTCAACGTCATGACAATAAAAAAGGAAATGGATACAATAATCGTAGTAATCAACATGaaaaaagtgataaaaatGAACGTCTTCAAAATGGTAAGTGGGTAAACGCTCATTCTTCAAATCGTAGACGCGGGAACTCGACTCGTGATAGTCACCGAAGTACTGTTGAAGTAGTTGATGATCCAGAGAGACCAAAACTTAAACTTCAACCACGTACAACAGATCCAGAAGAATTAGCAAGAATAAAACTTCAACAGCAGGAGGAGGAAGCCGCTAGAGTTGCCAAAATTTTTGGAAAAACTGTTTCCGTCAgcaaagaaaaataa